A single Marinitoga aeolica DNA region contains:
- a CDS encoding ThiF family adenylyltransferase, with protein sequence MWFCLIDSVFFDRQIKCIGIENTRKLINYTVYTKNPLANKILKNCGVNINRKGRIKDIKIYNDCTIKLVENFQENKSIPEDLAGALIAQLVISEYLFGIDSIKIPIQFNKKIKSKKSIIIGAGGLGNPVSYMLNKNKIPFVIIDDDVVDKTNIARQFLFTKKDIGKYKVNAIEKKLKYCKKGIIEKVTEKNLNILDEYETIYLCVDNIESRLLISNYALKKGKKIISAGVEGQKGMILKNFDFDKYVSKYNNDDSVNGIVPSIVILTGILQAYMLNIDKSIIYMDFYTGRGFFS encoded by the coding sequence TTTTTTTTGATAGGCAAATAAAATGTATAGGTATAGAAAACACAAGAAAGCTAATTAATTATACTGTATATACTAAAAACCCTCTAGCTAATAAAATTTTAAAAAATTGTGGTGTAAACATAAATAGAAAGGGTAGAATAAAGGACATAAAAATATATAATGATTGCACAATTAAATTAGTTGAGAATTTTCAAGAAAACAAATCTATACCTGAAGATTTAGCAGGAGCATTAATAGCTCAATTAGTTATTTCTGAATACTTATTTGGGATTGATTCAATCAAAATACCAATTCAATTTAACAAAAAAATAAAATCAAAAAAAAGTATTATTATTGGTGCTGGAGGGTTGGGGAATCCCGTTTCATATATGCTTAATAAAAACAAAATACCATTTGTAATCATAGATGATGATGTAGTTGATAAAACTAATATCGCAAGGCAATTCTTATTTACTAAAAAAGATATTGGAAAATATAAAGTGAATGCAATTGAAAAAAAATTAAAATATTGCAAAAAAGGGATTATAGAAAAAGTGACCGAGAAAAATTTAAATATTTTGGATGAATACGAAACTATTTATCTTTGTGTAGATAATATTGAAAGTAGATTATTAATTTCAAATTATGCTTTAAAAAAAGGGAAAAAAATAATAAGTGCTGGAGTAGAAGGTCAAAAAGGGATGATATTAAAAAATTTTGATTTTGACAAATATGTAAGTAAATATAACAATGATGATAGTGTAAATGGTATAGTACCTTCAATTGTTATATTAACGGGAATTTTGCAAGCGTATATGTTAAATATTGACAAATCCATAATTTATATGGATTTTTATACAGGAAGAGGATTTTTTTCTTGA